CACAGGTTGATCGTAACAGTTTCATTTTTTGATAAAAGCATAACCTATTTCTCTGTAATCTACATTGACTTGGGTTTGTCTCACCCCTATGATGATTAGTAATATAAAATAAATGGCACGAAGAGGAGCGAAACATCATGGCTTTGGAGATCGAACGCAAGTTTCTGCTGCCGGAATTTCCGGAGCGGCTTATTCAAGAAGGCGAATTGAAGATTATTACCCGGCATAATATCGATCAGACGTATTTGGCGATAGATGGGGGCCAAGAGCTGCGTGTGCGTAAAATTACGGATCTGGACTCAGGCGAAGTAACCTACACGCATACGTTTAAGGACGGCAAAGGGATCAAACGTGAAGAAATCGAATATTTTATCTCAGAGGGTTTATATAATCAGATGATTGAGGCAGTAAATGCGGTAGCCTTGGTCAAAGAGCGGATTACTGCAGTGTGGAAGGGCACAACGGTTGAGATCGACGTGTATTCTCAGCTGAAATTGTCCGTTCTGGAGGTTGAATTTGAATCTTTAGAGGAAGCGGAGAGCTTCAAGGCACCGGAATGGTTCGGTAAGGATGTCAGTA
This Paenibacillus sp. FSL R5-0345 DNA region includes the following protein-coding sequences:
- a CDS encoding CYTH domain-containing protein; this encodes MALEIERKFLLPEFPERLIQEGELKIITRHNIDQTYLAIDGGQELRVRKITDLDSGEVTYTHTFKDGKGIKREEIEYFISEGLYNQMIEAVNAVALVKERITAVWKGTTVEIDVYSQLKLSVLEVEFESLEEAESFKAPEWFGKDVSTERQYSNKTVWKELQNKTKN